DNA from Thiomicrorhabdus sp. Kp2:
TAGACATTTTAAGCAACAAAATGTTGACTAAATTTAACGCAAAAATAGGTTTTATACTTTACCTAAAACCAAAGTTGCGTTAGTACCACCAAAACCGAAAGAGTTTGATAAGGCATAATCAATTTGTGCATCACGAGCGCCAGTAGCCACGTAATCTAAATCACAACCCTCTTCTGGATTTTCTAGGTTAATGGTTGGCGGAAGAATTTGATTTTTAATGGCTAAAGCTGTAAATACAGCTTCCATAGCCCCTGCCGCACCCAATGCGTGACCTGTCATAGATTTAGTTGAACTCATGGTTAGGTTATAAGCGTGGTCACCAAAGATTGTTTTAACGGCACTGGTTTCACAGACATCACCCGCTGGTGTTGATGTACCGTGCGCATTAATGTAATTGATTTTAGTGGCATCTAATTTAGCATTATTGAGCGCGGTTGCCATGCAACGTCCAGCACCTTCACCGCCAGCTGCAGGTAAAGTCATATGATAAGCATCACCACTCATACCAAAACCTAACACCTCGGCATAGATGGTTGCTCCACGTGCTTTGGCGTGTTCATACTCTTCAAGCACAACCGCTCCTGCGCCATCTGCAAGAACAAAACCATCACGATCCTTATCCCAAGGGCGGCTTGCCGATTGTGGGTCATCATTACGTGTAGACAACGCACGCGCCGCTGCAAAACCTGCTAAGCCTAGCTCTGTGGTTGCGTATTCTGCACCACCTGCAACCATCACATCGACATCACCATATTGAATCATACGTGCAGAGTCACCAATTGAGTGTGTACCCGTTGCACACGCTGTACCAATTGCCATATTAGGCCCTTTTAGGCCGAACATAATAGATAGGTTTCCAGAAATCATATTGATGATTGAGCTTGGAACAAAGAAGGGTGACACTTTTCTTGGACCACCCTTTAGCATGGCGTTGTGCTGAGTTTCAATTGAACCAATACCACCAATACCTGAGCCCATAGAAACACCAATTCGAGTTGCGTTTTCATCGGTAATTTCAAGACCAGAATCTTTGATTGCCTGTGCTCCAGCCGCAATTCCGTAATGAATAAAAGGGTCCATCTTTTTGGCTTCTTTAGGAGTAATGTATTGAGTTACATCAAACCCCTTTAATTCACCACCAAACTTTACTGAAAAAGCATCGGTATCAAACTTGGTTAGGTAATCAATACCACTTTTACCAGCTAAAATATTTGACCAGTTTTCTTCAACATTTAACCCTACCGCTGAAAGAACCCCTAATCCTGTAATCACAACACGACGCTTAGACAAAATAGCACCCTCTTAGATATTACGAACTGCAAACCCATTTGATTTACATTTAAATTCATTTATTAACAACAGCCACACCGACTGTAATTCTGACTTAATTCAATACACGAGTATTAAATACAAAAAAAGCCGCTAAAAAACGGCTTTATGAAGTACCTGACTGGTTCACAGTCATCTACTTGTCACTAACTTATAGGTTAGCTTCTACGTATGAAGTAGCTTGTGCTAGAGTAGAAATTTTCTCTGCTTCTTCATCAGGAATTTCGCAATCAAACTCTTCTTCTAGAGCCATTACTAATTCAACTGTATCTAAAGAATCCGCACCTAAGTCATCTACAAAAGAAGCATCAGCTGTTACTTGATCTTCTTCTACACCTAATTGCTCAACTACGATTTTCTTTACGCGTTCTTCGATACTGCTCATGGAATTCTCCAATTTGTTTTTATGATAAAAATGAATGTTTTAAATTTGAACGTATTTTCCTCTTATCTTGTAAGATTTTCAAGCATTTAATGTATTTTTGCTTGATTTCTATCACGCTCAAATTTTTAAAAATAAATAACCTTATGATTTATAAACCTTTTGGGGTTTAA
Protein-coding regions in this window:
- the fabF gene encoding beta-ketoacyl-ACP synthase II, whose amino-acid sequence is MSKRRVVITGLGVLSAVGLNVEENWSNILAGKSGIDYLTKFDTDAFSVKFGGELKGFDVTQYITPKEAKKMDPFIHYGIAAGAQAIKDSGLEITDENATRIGVSMGSGIGGIGSIETQHNAMLKGGPRKVSPFFVPSSIINMISGNLSIMFGLKGPNMAIGTACATGTHSIGDSARMIQYGDVDVMVAGGAEYATTELGLAGFAAARALSTRNDDPQSASRPWDKDRDGFVLADGAGAVVLEEYEHAKARGATIYAEVLGFGMSGDAYHMTLPAAGGEGAGRCMATALNNAKLDATKINYINAHGTSTPAGDVCETSAVKTIFGDHAYNLTMSSTKSMTGHALGAAGAMEAVFTALAIKNQILPPTINLENPEEGCDLDYVATGARDAQIDYALSNSFGFGGTNATLVLGKV
- the acpP gene encoding acyl carrier protein, with amino-acid sequence MSSIEERVKKIVVEQLGVEEDQVTADASFVDDLGADSLDTVELVMALEEEFDCEIPDEEAEKISTLAQATSYVEANL